A section of the Drosophila sechellia strain sech25 chromosome 3L, ASM438219v1, whole genome shotgun sequence genome encodes:
- the LOC116800985 gene encoding uncharacterized protein LOC116800985, which produces MEAIYQLVVILAIIFGPLQFQSTVLADPVFRRPNALAIAPARTYTGGYNHSTIHRAVEKTTWTAPAVHQPVLQAPGFIIPSQNRSWIHTNQGSHGDLPGSVPAQASGFSSGRVASNNPQTGVTGVYQPNPSQGKIVNPAFVVGKNNGTFYSTYNTTVPVRTYPYGNL; this is translated from the exons ATGGAGGCGATTTATCAATTGGTCGTAATCTTAG CTATTATTTTTGGGCCTCTGCAGTTCCAGTCCACGGTATTAGCTGACCCTGTTTTTCGTCGCCCAAATGCCTTAGCCATCGCGCCCGCCCGCACCTATACCGGTGGATACAACCACTCGACAATTCACAGAGCTGTCGAAAAGACCACTTGGACTGCGCCGGCGGTTCACCAACCTGTCCTCCAGGCGCCCGGATTTATAATACCATCTCAGAACCGTTCGTGGATTCACACCAATCAGGGATCTCATGGCGATTTACCAGGTAGCGTCCCAGCGCAAGCTTCAGGTTTTTCAAGCGGCCGGGTGGCCAGTAATAATCCCCAAACAGGAGTAACTGGCGTTTATCAACCAAACCCATCCCAAGGTAAAATCGTAAATCCAGCATTTGTCGTTGGCAAAAACAATGGAACGTTTTATTCAACCTATAATACAACAGTCCCTGTCAGGACTTATCCTTATGGGAACCTTTAA
- the LOC116800986 gene encoding uncharacterized protein LOC116800986 has translation MFSAAVSCVRSVSLDQRTKAHTSISFRIQLKMCINWHPIFILAGLSQLGAAQEPLIFETSRNPWNNVASTTTIPISPTSTTNLVLVNNVRIPGGLTPFVPAPPPTQEFLNCFGNCPTTSQYNPICGSNMQLYMNEEKFNCARFCGADIQIVRRGSCEGLFSMTRG, from the exons ATGTTTAGTGCAGCTGTTTCTTGTGTCCGTTCAGTTTCCCTCGATCAGCGAACGAAAGCACATACGAGTATAAGCTTCAGGATTCAGTTAAAGATGTGCATCAATTGGCAtccaatatttattttggctGGTTTAAGTCAGTTGGGCGCAGCCCAAGAACCTCTAATTTTCGAAACATCTCGTAACCCATGGAATAATGTCGCATCAACGACGACAATACCAATTTCGCCCACCAGCACAACAAACTTAGTATTGGTTAACAATGTAAGAATACCAGGAGGTCTTACACCATTCGTACCCGCACCGCCCCCAACCCAGGAATTTCTGAACTGCTTTGGTAACTGTCCCACCACATCGCAATACAATCCCATTTGCGGCAGCAATATGCAGCTTTATATGAACGAGGAAAAATTTAATTGTGCCCGTTTCTGTGGAGCTG ACATTCAAATAGTTCGAAGAGGGTCTTGTGAGGGTCTTTTTTCGATGACGCGAGGTTGA
- the LOC6610151 gene encoding putative uncharacterized protein DDB_G0281733 — protein sequence MVAYYDECDAAENPKTLTDWVRNFRVKRQKMRRKLRGAGSDLRVNAILSTALLHAEHELRRKQQERFSRWLDIQTRFVPHGRTHCASDAYSVVATSTTKAAAEAEAESNLWSSELSSLDSFMRSLSSNNGNQSTSNNNNNGSNSYTGASNNHNSNNEQHSCAIAVAS from the coding sequence ATGGTGGCGTACTACGACGAGTGCGACGCAGCCGAGAATCCCAAGACCCTGACCGACTGGGTCCGTAACTTCCGCGTTAAGCGCCAGAAAATGCGTCGCAAGTTGAGAGGCGCTGGTAGCGACCTACGCGTGAACGCCATTTTGTCGACGGCCCTGCTCCACGCGGAGCACGAGCTGCGTAGAAAGCAGCAGGAGCGCTTCAGTCGCTGGCTGGATATTCAAACACGGTTTGTGCCCCACGGCAGAACACACTGCGCCAGTGACGCGTACTCTGTAGTGGCGACCTCGACCACCAAGGCTGCCGCAGAAGCAGAGGCGGAAAGCAATTTATGGAGTAGCGAGCTTAGTAGCCTCGACAGTTTTATGCGTAGCTTGAgcagcaacaatggcaaccaaagcaccagcaacaacaataacaatgggAGCAACAGTTATACGGGCGCCAGCAATAACCATAACAGCAACAATGAGCAGCACAGCTGCGCCATTGCCGTGGCCAGTTAG
- the LOC6610152 gene encoding uncharacterized protein LOC6610152 has product MEPAKVIGKLKEQVRMEHNSRRSFPKAWSGISGKQTNKFYHQSEINSELSNQLKLKDLCPFVHNNQGESQFVSPEMYKPLQAVCRCGRTRESLHMGKCLQRALSPDYKQAMVLNGTDAWNGEPLNVPSTSSSTIGFVGISKNYIKLERSMQYVSPAFSMPGPRITAVPYYNIIIG; this is encoded by the exons aTGGAACCTGCTAAAGTGATTGGAAAGCT AAAGGAGCAAGTGCGCATGGAGCACAATTCACGTCGTAGTTTTCCAAAAGCTTGGAGCGGAATTTCGGGCAAGCAAACTAACAAGTTCTACCACCAATCTGAGATTAATTCTGAACTTAGTAACCAACTAAAATTAAAAG ACTTGTGCCCTTTTGTGCACAACAACCAAGGCGAATCGCAATTCGTATCTCCGGAGATGTACAAACCTTTACAGGCCGTCTGTCGTTGTGGTCGAACTAGGGAAAGCCTCCATATGGGAAAATGCTTACAAAGAGCCTTGAGTCCAGATTACAAACAAGCCATGGTACTGAATGGCACTGATGCATGGAATGGAGAACCATTGAATGTTCCTTCCACTTCAAGCT CTACAATTGGCTTCGTAGGTATTTCGAAAAACTACATAAAACTGGAGCGTTCTATGCAATATGTTTCTCCTGCGTTTTCCATGCCTGGCCCTCGAATTACAGCAGTCCCTtactataatattattattggaTAA